One stretch of Gammaproteobacteria bacterium DNA includes these proteins:
- a CDS encoding YheU family protein, whose protein sequence is MKIPHDDLNKDTLRSLLEEIVSRDGTDYGVTEMSLEQKLNRALNLLESGDAYIDFDPETETCVLIAARA, encoded by the coding sequence GTGAAGATACCTCATGACGATCTAAACAAGGACACACTGCGGTCCTTGCTGGAGGAAATTGTTTCCCGGGACGGCACTGACTACGGTGTAACCGAGATGTCCCTGGAGCAGAAGCTAAACCGGGCGCTGAATCTGCTGGAATCCGGTGACGCCTATATAGATTTTGATCCCGAAACCGAAACCTGCGTTTTGATAGCCGCCAGAGCCTAA
- a CDS encoding PDC sensor domain-containing protein — translation MASIQQTILAKKQALAEKVKAPLNALSVECADNWGNADSIDQVLASAIHNIPNCHLLYAWNVDGIEMSSMVQADAIDPSWRGRDLSERPYLKNNLPFMGIMISSVYMSEYTHIQCITALQAVRKHDELLGFIAADFAVNDLIKDSTLTTMDGQWQQFRGDPAVRGTVFLQTRTNSLMDQHIDEALDLVYGLMVEHGVFHAKIHFSSGRCSFWMLEDPYSYRIHTIDELINPELCLAYPLHSYPDNARVTPEQIRQVFEGFRELRFADDTIYLRSSSINIMNGMLGLTFSCDGSHYMPVDEFLDKDLAFWTGARQAPGSE, via the coding sequence ATGGCTTCCATCCAGCAAACCATTCTTGCAAAAAAACAGGCATTGGCCGAAAAGGTCAAGGCACCACTGAATGCGTTGTCCGTGGAATGTGCAGATAACTGGGGTAATGCAGACAGCATTGATCAGGTTCTGGCCAGCGCAATACATAATATTCCCAATTGCCACCTGCTTTATGCCTGGAACGTGGATGGTATCGAGATGTCATCGATGGTACAGGCAGACGCAATCGACCCCAGCTGGCGCGGACGTGATTTGTCCGAACGCCCTTACCTGAAAAACAACCTGCCTTTTATGGGCATCATGATTTCCTCGGTGTATATGAGCGAGTACACGCACATACAATGCATTACCGCCCTGCAGGCAGTACGAAAGCATGACGAGCTGCTCGGCTTCATTGCTGCCGATTTCGCGGTCAACGACCTGATCAAGGATTCGACGCTGACAACCATGGACGGCCAATGGCAGCAATTCCGTGGCGATCCGGCGGTACGCGGAACCGTGTTCCTGCAAACCCGTACCAACAGCCTGATGGACCAGCACATTGATGAAGCGCTCGATCTCGTCTATGGCCTGATGGTGGAGCATGGCGTTTTTCATGCAAAAATCCACTTTTCCAGCGGTCGCTGCTCATTCTGGATGCTCGAAGATCCGTACAGCTATCGCATACACACAATTGACGAGTTAATTAACCCGGAATTATGCCTGGCGTATCCCTTGCACAGCTATCCCGACAACGCACGGGTGACGCCTGAACAGATTCGACAGGTATTTGAAGGATTTCGCGAACTTCGGTTTGCTGACGACACGATTTACCTGCGCTCCAGCTCCATAAACATCATGAATGGCATGCTGGGTCTGACGTTCTCCTGTGACGGCTCTCACTACATGCCGGTTGACGAGTTTCTCGACAAGGACCTTGCGTTCTGGACGGGTGCGCGCCAGGCCCCCGGCAGCGAATAA